A stretch of Mycobacterium sp. ITM-2016-00316 DNA encodes these proteins:
- a CDS encoding YbaB/EbfC family nucleoid-associated protein, which yields MSTDHGGAQMHPEVAAVLRQAGRLQDLMDQQLHKMASESFTATDETETVEVTLNGHHHLVDVFIADGTLRLGAGTVEQRLNEALLNATAEAAESIAADQDRLNEAVAEITGTTP from the coding sequence ATGAGCACCGATCACGGCGGCGCGCAGATGCACCCGGAGGTGGCGGCAGTGCTGCGCCAGGCCGGCCGCCTCCAGGACCTGATGGACCAGCAGCTGCACAAGATGGCCAGCGAATCCTTCACCGCGACAGACGAAACCGAGACCGTCGAGGTGACGCTGAACGGTCACCACCACCTCGTCGATGTGTTCATCGCCGACGGCACGCTGCGGCTGGGTGCCGGCACGGTGGAGCAGCGGCTGAACGAGGCCCTGCTCAATGCGACCGCCGAGGCCGCGGAATCGATCGCCGCCGACCAGGACCGCCTCAACGAGGCGGTCGCCGAGATCACCGGGACGACTCCCTAG
- a CDS encoding PPE domain-containing protein, producing MTSPLKVEPADLRGKAASLDVPLPPTPEQPQAPCGLELAGIAVGQISAEGEGMRSFIAAGQEEAALLSGALKAAASTYESTDRAGAAAIDGTVGEIAGIPVPEMDVPVSAPQMPVAACPAPPGYLAVEVAAEQIAQPDQAATLDSFAANWGDYAAQLASRAEEFDLDAVDWDGSAAEVAGTALRRHKTWLQEMARAAVKMADHAKELARIHRWAAASHPTVAEVQAITAQLGTTTDATQMSLLLAEYQKLQAKSEEVLADYAAAAAVTPVTPPTPPIRQALQTGWDRGKNKTTTRPTAPPPTGTGNPAGGGGSEGGAPAQAAPQQPPSTPMSTQSGQPAGSPPSGGAPSSGGSPSGGGSPSGAGKPGGGGGLPSGGLPGGGGTPGTGLPEPGLDDPGISPAGVGGGGSGGGSGAGGGGAPALPLQPNVGAETVAPSPGGGARGGGSGAIPASAMGGGMGAMGGGMGGMGHGGGQQGKEKRRDPRFAPDEELYVEERAYTEPVIGNRRRKDVPDKEPK from the coding sequence ATGACATCACCGCTGAAGGTTGAACCGGCAGACCTGCGCGGCAAGGCCGCAAGCCTTGACGTGCCACTGCCGCCCACGCCCGAGCAGCCGCAGGCGCCGTGCGGTCTGGAGCTCGCGGGGATCGCGGTGGGACAGATCAGTGCTGAGGGCGAGGGGATGAGATCCTTCATCGCGGCCGGGCAGGAGGAAGCCGCCCTGCTCTCCGGGGCGTTGAAGGCCGCGGCCAGCACCTACGAGTCGACCGATCGGGCCGGCGCCGCGGCGATCGACGGCACCGTCGGCGAGATCGCGGGGATTCCGGTTCCCGAGATGGACGTGCCGGTATCGGCGCCGCAGATGCCCGTCGCCGCCTGTCCTGCCCCACCCGGCTACCTGGCCGTCGAGGTTGCCGCAGAACAGATCGCACAACCCGACCAGGCCGCGACGCTCGACAGCTTCGCGGCGAACTGGGGCGACTATGCGGCCCAATTGGCCTCGCGAGCCGAGGAATTCGACCTCGACGCGGTCGATTGGGACGGCTCCGCTGCCGAAGTTGCGGGCACGGCGCTGCGGCGCCACAAGACCTGGCTGCAGGAAATGGCCCGCGCCGCAGTGAAGATGGCTGACCACGCCAAAGAACTCGCCCGCATCCACCGATGGGCGGCCGCGTCACACCCCACCGTCGCCGAGGTGCAGGCGATCACCGCACAGCTCGGTACGACCACCGACGCGACACAGATGTCGCTGCTGCTTGCGGAGTACCAGAAGCTGCAAGCCAAGTCCGAAGAGGTGCTCGCCGACTACGCTGCGGCTGCGGCCGTCACCCCGGTCACACCGCCGACCCCGCCGATTCGGCAGGCGCTGCAGACCGGTTGGGACAGGGGCAAGAACAAGACGACGACCCGGCCTACTGCGCCACCTCCCACCGGCACCGGGAACCCGGCGGGCGGCGGCGGCTCGGAGGGCGGCGCACCGGCGCAGGCCGCCCCACAGCAACCCCCATCGACACCCATGTCCACGCAGTCCGGTCAGCCCGCCGGTTCCCCGCCCTCGGGGGGTGCACCGTCGAGCGGTGGTTCCCCTTCAGGTGGCGGATCCCCCTCCGGGGCGGGCAAACCCGGCGGAGGCGGCGGTCTCCCGAGCGGCGGCCTGCCCGGGGGCGGTGGAACTCCGGGCACCGGCCTGCCCGAACCGGGCCTCGACGATCCCGGGATATCGCCGGCCGGTGTCGGTGGTGGTGGCTCGGGCGGCGGATCCGGGGCTGGTGGCGGTGGCGCCCCGGCACTGCCGTTGCAGCCCAACGTCGGTGCCGAAACGGTTGCACCCAGCCCCGGCGGTGGCGCGCGGGGCGGTGGGTCCGGGGCCATCCCGGCGTCGGCCATGGGTGGCGGGATGGGCGCCATGGGCGGCGGCATGGGCGGTATGGGTCACGGCGGCGGCCAGCAGGGCAAGGAGAAGCGCCGTGACCCCCGCTTCGCGCCGGACGAGGAGCTCTACGTCGAAGAGCGCGCCTACACCGAGCCCGTGATCGGTAACCGCAGGCGCAAGGACGTGCCGGACAAGGAGCCCAAATGA
- the eccE gene encoding type VII secretion protein EccE: MKEFLGQFGFRFTTGHLLWAAVLIPAGIAVFSALDLLWLGITLAVLLAISVTLTVRGRRITGWVAALFSWRRRLTTPPAAPSAPAVGATVLPGDHVAVRWQDDFLVAIIELIPRPFTPTVLVDGEAFTDDVIDTRVVEQLIRAHCPELEADVVAAGYRVGKSAPAGLVALYEQVVGPYPAPANRRTWIVLRADPEVTRRPAQRRDTGVSGLARYLVASATRIADQLASNGIDARCSRSFDDFDHATEISFERESWSSIKGRSTFTTAYVAPGGPDMWWSARADHTITRVRIRPGAAPTTTVLLTTLANPSTPRGFSCLFGGQRAALLGESPVTDRHYELPIGSAGVLIGETADRYPVYMPFDDVDVSVNLGDARLFTQFVIRSAAAGGMVTLGPQFREFAGFVNGRIGPVAKVSWPNSTTYLGPHPGVGRVVLRSNFIETPRHSQLPIRLINPREESRYQMALEGAS, translated from the coding sequence ATGAAGGAGTTCCTCGGCCAGTTCGGGTTCCGGTTCACCACCGGTCACCTGCTGTGGGCGGCGGTCCTCATTCCGGCCGGTATCGCGGTATTCAGCGCGCTGGACCTGTTGTGGCTCGGCATCACGCTGGCCGTGCTGCTCGCGATCTCCGTCACGCTGACCGTGCGTGGACGCCGCATCACGGGCTGGGTCGCGGCCCTGTTCTCGTGGCGCCGCAGGCTCACCACACCGCCCGCCGCGCCCTCGGCACCCGCCGTGGGGGCCACCGTGTTGCCCGGCGACCACGTCGCGGTGCGCTGGCAGGACGATTTCCTGGTCGCGATCATCGAACTCATCCCGCGGCCGTTCACCCCGACTGTCCTCGTCGACGGCGAGGCCTTCACCGATGACGTGATCGACACCCGCGTGGTGGAGCAGCTGATCAGGGCGCACTGCCCCGAGCTCGAGGCCGACGTGGTGGCGGCCGGATACCGGGTCGGGAAGTCGGCACCGGCCGGTCTGGTCGCCCTCTACGAACAGGTGGTGGGCCCCTACCCGGCGCCGGCGAACCGGCGTACCTGGATCGTGCTGCGTGCCGATCCCGAGGTGACGCGACGGCCCGCACAGCGCCGTGACACCGGGGTGTCGGGGCTGGCCCGCTATCTGGTCGCCTCGGCCACCCGGATCGCGGATCAGTTGGCCAGCAACGGAATCGACGCGCGCTGCAGCCGCAGCTTCGACGATTTCGACCATGCCACCGAGATCAGCTTCGAACGAGAATCCTGGTCGTCGATCAAGGGCCGCAGCACGTTCACCACCGCCTACGTCGCCCCGGGCGGTCCCGACATGTGGTGGTCGGCGCGCGCCGACCACACCATCACCCGGGTGCGCATCCGCCCCGGCGCGGCGCCGACCACGACGGTGCTGCTGACCACGCTCGCCAATCCTTCGACGCCGCGCGGATTCTCGTGCCTGTTCGGTGGCCAGCGTGCGGCCCTGCTCGGCGAGAGCCCGGTCACCGACCGGCACTACGAACTGCCCATCGGTTCGGCCGGAGTGCTCATCGGTGAGACCGCGGACCGCTACCCGGTCTACATGCCGTTCGACGATGTCGACGTGAGCGTCAACCTCGGCGATGCCCGGCTGTTCACCCAGTTCGTGATCCGCTCGGCGGCCGCCGGCGGGATGGTGACACTGGGCCCGCAGTTCCGCGAGTTCGCCGGGTTCGTCAACGGCCGGATCGGACCGGTCGCCAAGGTGTCCTGGCCGAATTCCACCACCTACCTCGGACCGCACCCGGGGGTCGGCCGAGTTGTGCTGCGCAGCAACTTCATCGAGACCCCGCGGCACAGTCAGTTGCCCATCCGGCTGATCAATCCGCGCGAGGAGAGCCGCTACCAGATGGCGCTGGAGGGGGCGTCATGA